The following coding sequences are from one Melanotaenia boesemani isolate fMelBoe1 chromosome 17, fMelBoe1.pri, whole genome shotgun sequence window:
- the LOC121656658 gene encoding LOW QUALITY PROTEIN: tetranectin-like (The sequence of the model RefSeq protein was modified relative to this genomic sequence to represent the inferred CDS: inserted 2 bases in 1 codon): MEFRRVCVLLGVLLLIXQQTPNKKKQVKKDTSKDAALQELQKQIDDIVQELLLLKEQQALQTVCLKGAKIHGKCFLVDPVRKHYHAASEDCNALGGILGTPTSSDENAQLRDYLRQSIGPEEQVWLGINDMTTEGTWMDQTGFSITYKNWDTSNYRSPQPDGGKSQNCGVLSGASQGKWLDENCREERPSVCQFNIV; this comes from the exons ATGGAGTTcagaagagtgtgtgtgctgctgggaGTGCTGCTGCTCAT GCAGCAGACTCCAAATAAGAAGAAGCAGGTGAAGAAAG ATACATCAAAGGATGCTGCCCTACAGGAGCTGCAGAAACAGATCGATGACATTGTCCAGGAGCTCCTCCTGCTGAAGGAACAACAGGCCCTGCAAACAG TCTGTTTAAAAGGTGCAAAGATCCATGGTAAGTGTTTCCTAGTCGACCCTGTGAGGAAACATTATCATGCTGCCAGTGAGGACTGCAACGCCCTGGGCGGCATCCTTGGAACACCCACATCCAGCGACGAGAACGCTCAGCTCAGAGACTACCTCCGCCAGAGCATCGGCCCAGAAGAGCAGGTCTGGCTAGGCATCAATGACATGACGACTGAGGGTACATGGATGGATCAGACCGGTTTCAGCATCACATACAAAAACTGGGACACTTCCAACTACAGGTCCCCACAGCCGGACGGCGGAAAGTCCCAAAACTGTGGCGTTCTGTCTGGAGCCTCCCAGGGGAAGTGGCTTGATGAGAACTGTCGTGAGGAGAGACCATCTGTCTGCCAGTTCAACATCGTTTGA
- the exosc7 gene encoding exosome complex component RRP42: MATVQVCEAEKVYILHGIRDDLRVDGRGCEDYRHMEIETDLVSNTDGSAKVSLGHTAVLVGIKAEIGKPRPMVPNEGYLEFFVDCSANATPEFEGRGGEELGTELSNTLYKVFNNKHSLDLGSLCISPGEHCWVLYVDVLLLQCDGNLYDAISIAIKAALFNTKIPRVHISSDDEGGKEIELSDDPYDCMRLNVENVPCIVTLCKVGHRYVVDATLQEKACSVASLIISVTHEGTVTCTRKVGGGSLDPESIFEMTEAGKRVGKTLHSPLMKLLQQEESLGRKRQKVGFLG, translated from the exons ATGGCAACAGTACAAGTTTGTGAGGCTGAAAAGGTGTACATCTTACACGGCATAAGG GATGACTTACGGGTGGATGGAAGAGGCTGTGAGGACTACAGACACATGGAGATAGAGACCGATTTGGTGTCCAACACAGATGGATCGGCTAAAGTCTCTCTG ggGCACACAGCAGTTCTTGTTGGGATTAAGGCTGAGATTGGAAAACCAAGACCTATGGTACCAAACGAAGGTTATTTGGAATTCTTTGTTGACTG TTCAGCCAATGCAACCCCTGAGTTTGAGGGCAGAGGAGGTGAAGAGCTGGGGACAGAGCTGAGTAACACCCTCTACAAAGTCTTCAACAACAAACACAGCCTTGATCTGGGGAGTCTCTGTATAAGTCCTGGAGAGCACTGCTGGGTGCTTTACGTGGATGTGCTG CTCCTGCAATGTGATGGAAACTTGTATGATGCCATCTCAATAGCCATCAAGGCAGCTCTCTTCAACACAAA AATTCCCAGAGTTCACATATCATCTGATGACGAAGGAGGAAAGGAGATCGAGCTGTCCGACGACCCTTATGACTGCATGAGACTTAACGTAGAAAACGTTCCCTGTATTGTGACTTTATGCAAG GTGGGCCACAGGTACGTAGTGGATGCAACTCTGCAGGAGAaggcctgctctgtggcaagcCTCATCATCTCTGTCACACACGAGGGCACGGTCACCTGCACGAGGAAGGTGGGCGGAGGCAGCCTGGATCCAGAGAGCATCTTTGAAATGACAGAG gCAGGAAAACGAGTCGGGAAAACTCTTCACAGTCCGCtcatgaagctgctgcagcaagAGGAGAGTctgggaagaaagagacagaaagttGGCTTCCTgggttaa